From Vigna unguiculata cultivar IT97K-499-35 chromosome 5, ASM411807v1, whole genome shotgun sequence, the proteins below share one genomic window:
- the LOC114186135 gene encoding alanine--glyoxylate aminotransferase 2 homolog 3, mitochondrial-like, whose protein sequence is MTGSLAARLVFRRTSPASRFFPRREVSLPAAERTKDAIAPPKELPAFDYSPLAYSGPTGDEILAKRREFLSPSILHSYKTPLNVVEGKRQYLFDDKGRRYVDAFGGIATVCCGHCHPDVVAAVVEQTKRLQHSTVLYLNHAIADFAQALVSKLPGNLKVAFFTNSGTEANELAILIARLYTGSHDIISLRNSYHGNGGGTMGATAQSIWKYNVIQSGVHHAVNPDPYRGIFGSDGEKYVRDVQEIINFGTSGNVAAFISEAIQGVGGIVEMAPGYLPAAYDIVRRAGGVCIADEVQCGVARTGSHFWGFEAHGVVPDIVTIAKSIGNGLPLGAVVTTPEIAKALTRRSYFNTFGGNPVCTAAGLAVLKVIEKEKLQENAFEVGSYLKERLNTLKDKYELIGDVRGQGMLLGVELVTDRQLKTPAPKETLHAMDQMKELGVLIGKGGYYGNVFRITPPLCFTKEDADFVVDAMDYTFSRM, encoded by the exons ATGACGGGATCCCTTGCTGCAAGGCTCGTCTTTCGTCGAACGTCGCCGGCTAGCCGATTCTTCCCCCGCCGGGAAGTCTCCCTGCCCGCGGCTGAAAGAACGAAAGACGCGATCGCACCGCCAAAGGAACTTCCGGCGTTCGACTACTCTCCCTTGGCCTACTCTGGTCCCACCGGCGACGAGATCCTTGCGAAACGCAGGGAGTTTCTCAGCCCTTCGATCCTCCACTCGTACAAAACTCCG CTTAACGTGGTGGAGGGGAAGAGGCAGTATCTGTTCGATGATAAGGGAAGAAGGTACGTGGACGCGTTCGGAGGGATCGCTACGGTGTGTTGCGGGCATTGCCACCCCGATGTGGTCGCAGCCGTCGTGGAACAAACGAAGCGCTTGCAGCACTCCACGGTTCTCTACCTGAACCACGCCATAGCAGATTTCGCTCAGGCTTTGGTTTCTAAGCTTCCCGGTAATCTTAAG GTGGCGTTTTTTACAAATTCTGGAACGGAAGCCAACGAATTAGCGATTCTGATAGCAAGATTGTACACTGGCTCCCATGACATCATATCTCTAAGGAATTCTTACCACGGAAATGGTGGTGGAACAATGGGGGCCACAGCTCAAAGCATCTGGAAATATAATGTTATTCAG AGTGGTGTTCATCATGCAGTAAACCCAGACCCTTATAGAGGTATTTTTGGTTCTGATGGAGAGAAGTATGTACGAGATGTTCAAGAAATCATCAATTTCGGAACTTCCGGAAACGTTGCAGCCTTCATATCTGAAGCTATTCAG GGAGTTGGGGGCATCGTTGAAATGGCTCCTGGTTACTTACCTGCTGCCTACGACATTGTTAGAAGAGCTGGAGGTGTTTGTATTGCCGACGAAGTTCAGTGCGGTGTTGCTCGCACTGGTAGCCATTTCTGGGGGTTTGAGGCCCATGGTGTTGTACCTGACATAGTAACAATAGCAAAG AGCATCGGAAACGGCCTTCCTCTTGGTGCTGTCGTGACTACTCCTGAGATTGCGAAGGCCTTGACTCGCCGAAGTTACTTCAACACTTTCGGTGGGAATCCTGTTTGCACAGCTGCAGGATTGGctgttttaaaagtgatagagAAAGAGAAGCTTCAAGAAAATGCATTTGAAGTGGGTTCCTATTTGAAAGAGAGGCTCAATACACTCAAGGACAAATATGAAT TAATTGGTGATGTGAGAGGACAAGGCATGTTGCTTGGAGTGGAACTTGTCACTGATCGCCAACTTAAAACACCAGCACCAAAAGAAACACTGCACGCGATGGACCAAATGAAAG AACTAGGAGTGCTAATTGGAAAGGGTGGCTACTATGGAAATGTATTCAGAATTACACCTCCCTTATGTTTCACCAAAGAAGATGCAG ATTTCGTGGTGGATGCGATGGACTACACATTTTCCAGAATGTGA